The nucleotide sequence GTCGACCTGGCCCTGCACACCCACGTCAACCACGCCAACCAGCTCACCCCGCTGGTCGCCAAGGCCGCCGGGGCCCTGCACGACATGGGCTTCCGTGACGTCCGCAACCAGGGAGTGCTGCTGCGAGGGGTCAACGCCACCCCCAAGGACCTGCTCGACCTCTGCTTCACCCTGCTCGACCAGGCCAAGGTCATGCCGTACTACTTCTACGTCTGCGACATGATCCCCAACTCCGAGCACTGGCGGGTCTCGATCGCCGAGGCCCAGGAGCTGCAGCACGCGATCATGGGCTACCTGCCCGGCTTCGCCACCCCCCGGGTGGTGGCCGACATCCCCTTCGTCGGCAAGCGCTGGGTCCACCAGGTCGAGG is from Actinomycetota bacterium and encodes:
- a CDS encoding lysine 2,3-aminomutase; amino-acid sequence: VDLALHTHVNHANQLTPLVAKAAGALHDMGFRDVRNQGVLLRGVNATPKDLLDLCFTLLDQAKVMPYYFYVCDMIPNSEHWRVSIAEAQELQHAIMGYLPGFATPRVVADIPFVGKRWVHQVEAYDREKGISYWTKNYRTGIEFDDPDALSRRYEYYDPIRTLPESGKEYWRKFGVPDTVPIS